A single genomic interval of Cucumis sativus cultivar 9930 chromosome 5, Cucumber_9930_V3, whole genome shotgun sequence harbors:
- the LOC105435648 gene encoding uncharacterized protein LOC105435648 produces MGKSEWWYFGGRSSSSRRVTTVDIDHFQRRDHSLPSCMSTLFHLFDFRSSHFTHIVFDNHRSSSFDLSHHHPTLRPTKASHHGVEAPRNSLELDNGDSISCLRNKEENLQLQMGLQIKTRNGSTKSKATEQQLPNNDNIIALESPSTNTPNLLARLMGLDNFPQTTFSSSYNHCMPNLGTRSLSESPRNSLSRLSDVDYHHRRLSLQINIQEKENNKIKICEEISKREKKKVERPKVALIDITNSYNKVRSKIQEIGSSQSRKVEMKSLKKLKKTTTNKSSSSKVVCRSNQKNVIVSNKQKSISMSMQIPKERRAREGEALDCPRSNKLDLLDHSTIFQPCSYPKGKAKAAGGETNAVDTATTTDGGSAEFKYIKTIQISSKENSNWVVVPASRFYHSVAGEERRWKKRVELQQAVVGGDQIPNNKGWWQKQRGRKRGWEFPHVKFELVEYALINKDLEKSKFIIMAEEREGIVKLVELHILDSLLRELTHSLIS; encoded by the exons ATGGGAAAATCAGAGTGGTGGTACTTTGGAGGTAGATCATCGTCTTCTCGTCGAGTCACCACCGTCGATATTGATCATTTCCAACGACGTGATCATTCTCTTCCGAGTTGTATGAGCACCCTCTTTCACTTATTTGACTTTCGTTCCTCTCATTTTACTCACATCGTCTTCGACAACCACCGCTCGTCCTCCTTCGACCTATCCCATCATCACCCAACTCTACGACCAACTAAAGCTTCCCATCACG GTGTTGAAGCACCAAGGAACAGCTTGGAATTAGATAATGGAGACTCAATTTCTTGCttaagaaataaagaagaaaatttgcaaCTTCAA ATGGGACTTCAAATCAAAACTAGAAATGGCAGCACAAAATCAAAAGCAACTGAACAACAACTTCCAAATAATGATAACATTATTGCATTAGAATCTCCTAGTACAAATACACCAAATCTCTTGGCAAGACTAATGGGTCTTGATAATTTTCCTCAAACgaccttctcttcttcctatAATCATTGCATGCCAAACCTTGGAACACGTTCTCTTTCGGAGAGTCCGAGAAATTCGTTATCAAGACTATCTGACGTCGATTATCATCATCGTCGCCTCTCACTCCAAATTaatattcaagaaaaagagaacaataaaatcaaaatttgtgaaGAGATTagtaagagagaaaagaaaaaagtggaaaGGCCGAAAGTTGCGCTTATTGATATCACCAATAGTTACAACAAAGTAAGATCTAAAATACAAGAAATTGGTTCTAGTCAAAGTAGAAAAGTTGAGATGAAGTCCTTGAAGAAACTTAAGAAAACGACAACTAACAAATCAAGTAGTTCAAAAGTCGTATGTAGATCAAATCAAAAGAACGTAATAGTTTCGAATAAGCAAAAGTCGATATCAATGTCGATGCAAATACCGAAAGAAAGAAGGGCTAGAGAAGGAGAAGCATTGGATTGCCCAAGAAGTAATAAGCTTGATCTCCTCGATcattcaaccatttttcaG CCGTGTAGTTACCCAAAAGGCAAGGCGAAAGCGGCCGGGGGAGAAACAAACGCCGTGGACACGGCCACCACCACCGACGGCGGATCAGCTGAGTTCAAATACAtcaaaacaatacaaattagCAGTAAGGAGAATTCAAACTGGGTCGTCGTCCCAGCCTCAAGGTTCTACCATAGCGTCGCCGGGGAGGAGCGGCGATGGAAGAAACGAGTGGAATTGCAACAGGCCGTAGTGGGAGGGGATCAAATTCCAAACAATAAGGGTTGGTGGCAGAAGCAAAGAGGAAGGAAGAGGGGATGGGAATTTCCACAtgtgaaatttgaattagTGGAATATGCGTTAATTAACAAAGATTTGGAGAAATCAAAGTTCATAATAATGGCGGAGGAAAGAGAAGGGATTGTAAAGTTGGTTGAGCTTCACATTTTAGATTCACTTTTACGAGAACTCACCCATTCCCTAATTTCTTAA